One segment of Insulibacter thermoxylanivorax DNA contains the following:
- a CDS encoding COG1470 family protein, with protein sequence MKDKIKRGSLVLLSTLLFMLTLGVTPVYAAAELDLYTKFASIAVTPGEKISYSIEVINNTSSVQTNTISVAGLPQDWTYTLQSGSYSIDRISVKPNSSETLNLRVEVPYLVDRGTYNFNVQVDGVNKLPLTVTVTEQGIYSTDLTVDQPNLQGHSDSDFTFTAKLENQSADEQTYALQAATDPGWRVEFRVSGNSVTSVQVDPFDTETIAVKVTPPTEVEAGTYKIPIRAVNNETSVEQELEVVITGTYDLQVTTANGVLSTNITAGGQKTIDLVIKNTGTADLSDINLSSVSPTNWEVTFEPAVIDHLPAGESVNVQAVIKADKASIAGDYVASITARTSEVSDSATFRITVETSMLWGWIGVLIIAVVIGGIYYLIRKYGRR encoded by the coding sequence ATGAAAGACAAGATAAAAAGAGGCAGTTTAGTATTGCTGTCGACGCTGCTGTTCATGCTGACTCTGGGGGTAACACCGGTATACGCGGCGGCTGAATTAGATCTGTACACGAAGTTCGCCAGTATAGCGGTTACGCCCGGGGAGAAAATCTCCTATTCCATAGAGGTCATCAACAATACTTCATCCGTGCAAACCAATACGATCAGCGTAGCAGGTCTGCCGCAGGATTGGACTTATACTTTGCAATCGGGTTCTTACAGCATCGATCGCATCTCCGTTAAACCGAACAGTTCGGAAACGCTTAATCTGCGCGTGGAAGTTCCATATCTCGTCGATCGGGGCACCTATAACTTCAATGTGCAAGTCGACGGGGTGAACAAGCTTCCGCTGACGGTTACCGTGACGGAGCAAGGGATCTACAGTACGGATCTGACCGTGGACCAGCCGAATTTACAAGGTCATTCGGATTCGGACTTCACCTTCACGGCGAAGCTCGAGAACCAATCGGCGGATGAGCAGACCTATGCGCTGCAAGCAGCGACGGATCCGGGCTGGAGAGTGGAGTTCCGGGTAAGCGGCAACAGCGTCACCTCTGTCCAGGTGGATCCGTTCGATACAGAGACGATCGCTGTGAAGGTCACGCCGCCGACTGAGGTCGAAGCGGGTACGTACAAGATTCCGATTCGTGCCGTGAACAATGAGACAAGTGTGGAGCAAGAGCTGGAAGTTGTGATTACGGGTACTTATGATCTCCAGGTCACCACAGCAAACGGGGTGCTCAGCACGAATATTACTGCGGGCGGACAGAAGACTATCGATCTGGTGATCAAGAATACGGGCACAGCTGACCTATCGGATATCAATCTGAGCTCCGTTAGTCCGACGAACTGGGAAGTAACCTTCGAACCGGCTGTGATCGACCATCTGCCGGCGGGTGAATCTGTCAACGTGCAAGCCGTGATCAAGGCGGACAAAGCGTCGATCGCCGGGGATTATGTTGCCAGCATCACCGCTCGTACATCGGAGGTCTCGGACAGCGCG
- a CDS encoding DL-endopeptidase inhibitor IseA family protein codes for MRRWITTCCAALLLLSGCSDANQDQSSANSERSQGQHRNQENAQEAWTMQVNNPNADNDSGEGVIEASEPRGPELAAHVPLQRLDGTTAEAPAQVIVNEAIGYYIYILPGYRSEVNPDTGTLTLQTADGSGQAVIEALPVQADLQQAADELQSLLQRIDENMLQITEYKKFSFWEDAYIYRAYRAGERLTAILKEIHGIPLRISVSEPPEVSALNTIMAMISTIHTEDYDKLLAIDERAAQERILQAVQLQKTIIEQFSDDESEAEERNAGNTESLPPADSGPAILTLSELITRDDELTAYMETVYTPDAARTAVQLLGIRNTAEGIQAAAPAQEAVSLIWEEAEINLISGSDTDKRYLVRVPVDAEGTSLLREIEFRKLNAGWRIHTPLDLHTVLPPAESTAAAR; via the coding sequence ATGCGTAGGTGGATAACAACATGCTGTGCTGCCCTGCTGCTGCTAAGCGGATGCAGCGATGCCAATCAGGATCAATCGTCGGCGAATTCCGAACGGTCCCAAGGACAGCATAGGAATCAGGAGAATGCACAGGAAGCATGGACGATGCAGGTAAACAATCCGAATGCCGACAATGATTCGGGAGAAGGAGTAATCGAGGCAAGCGAACCGCGCGGACCTGAACTGGCCGCACATGTTCCGCTGCAACGGCTGGACGGCACCACGGCCGAAGCTCCAGCGCAGGTCATCGTCAATGAAGCGATCGGATATTATATATATATCTTGCCGGGTTATCGCAGCGAAGTGAACCCGGATACCGGCACCCTGACCCTCCAGACCGCCGACGGCAGCGGACAAGCGGTGATCGAAGCCTTGCCTGTGCAGGCTGATCTCCAGCAAGCAGCCGATGAACTGCAGAGCTTGTTGCAGCGAATCGACGAGAATATGCTGCAGATCACCGAATATAAGAAGTTCTCGTTCTGGGAGGATGCATACATATACAGAGCTTATCGAGCGGGCGAGCGGTTGACGGCGATCCTCAAGGAGATCCATGGGATTCCGCTGCGCATCTCGGTCAGCGAGCCGCCGGAAGTTTCGGCCTTGAACACCATCATGGCGATGATCAGCACGATCCATACCGAAGATTACGACAAACTGCTTGCGATCGACGAGCGTGCCGCTCAAGAGCGCATCCTGCAGGCCGTGCAGCTGCAGAAGACGATCATCGAACAGTTCAGCGATGATGAGAGCGAGGCCGAAGAGCGTAATGCCGGCAATACCGAATCCCTGCCGCCGGCAGACAGCGGGCCGGCCATCCTCACACTTTCTGAACTCATCACGCGGGACGATGAATTGACCGCTTATATGGAGACGGTCTATACCCCCGATGCTGCCCGCACAGCCGTGCAGCTCTTGGGGATCAGGAATACCGCTGAAGGTATCCAAGCAGCCGCACCGGCTCAGGAAGCCGTTTCCCTCATCTGGGAAGAAGCGGAGATCAACTTGATCAGCGGGTCCGATACGGACAAGCGCTACTTGGTCCGGGTACCCGTTGATGCGGAGGGGACTTCGCTGCTGCGGGAGATCGAATTCAGGAAACTGAACGCCGGCTGGCGCATCCATACGCCATTGGATCTGCATACCGTCCTGCCGCCAGCGGAGAGCACCGCAGCAGCACGCTGA
- a CDS encoding uroporphyrinogen-III synthase, producing MKGLQDKHIAVTGGRKGEEISQLIANMGGIAHIRPTQGTVLLDEQQVAPDLKRLLTEGADWLVLTTGIGSQTLLERAEGLGLGEQLIEFMRQVKIAARGYKTRNFLKGLGIEPDVTDDDGSVRGLIRQFAGIPIRGQRFAVQLYGEPSPALQRWLTEEGAVYDEIMPYINTPPPEEELRTFIAEILAGRYDAVACTSALQVHHLFQAAERFGRLEELRARLNGPTLAAAVGRVTAEAMEEWGITRIVQPSNQRMGGMIVELNRYFAGINDQT from the coding sequence ATGAAAGGGCTGCAGGACAAGCATATCGCCGTCACCGGAGGGCGCAAAGGAGAGGAGATCAGTCAGCTGATCGCCAATATGGGTGGAATCGCCCATATACGGCCAACCCAAGGGACGGTGCTTCTGGATGAACAGCAGGTGGCGCCGGATCTTAAGCGGCTGCTTACGGAAGGAGCGGATTGGTTGGTCCTAACGACGGGCATCGGTTCACAGACCCTGCTCGAGCGGGCGGAAGGCCTTGGGTTGGGAGAACAGCTGATCGAGTTTATGCGGCAGGTGAAGATTGCGGCCAGGGGATACAAGACGAGGAATTTCTTGAAGGGTCTTGGCATAGAGCCGGATGTCACCGATGATGACGGCAGTGTCCGCGGTTTGATCCGTCAGTTTGCCGGCATCCCGATCCGCGGGCAGCGGTTTGCGGTACAGCTGTACGGGGAGCCGTCCCCCGCGCTGCAGCGCTGGCTGACGGAGGAGGGGGCGGTATATGATGAGATTATGCCTTATATCAATACGCCTCCGCCTGAGGAAGAGCTGCGGACGTTTATCGCGGAGATCTTGGCGGGCCGATACGACGCTGTAGCTTGCACGAGTGCGCTGCAAGTGCATCACCTGTTCCAGGCTGCTGAGCGGTTCGGACGGCTGGAAGAGCTGCGTGCCCGGCTGAATGGTCCAACGCTCGCTGCGGCTGTAGGCAGGGTGACCGCCGAAGCCATGGAGGAGTGGGGGATCACGCGCATCGTACAGCCGAGCAACCAGCGGATGGGCGGGATGATCGTTGAGTTGAATCGCTACTTCGCCGGCATAAACGACCAAACATGA
- a CDS encoding YhcN/YlaJ family sporulation lipoprotein, whose protein sequence is MYKKISITITACLIAGLLAAGCGDNRADDQGMDRNGQQQNQYEMQQQNRGDAWNRGARGGDPMNPMNQRNQMNAGDQDVEYQVAERAADEIVQLAFVQSAYVLKTEHNAYVAAVLENGAELTRTMEHQIAQAVRRVDDTVDHVYVSTNPDFIERVDSYIDDLRQGRPVEGFVEEIVEIIDRIFPNAR, encoded by the coding sequence ATGTATAAGAAGATCAGCATCACGATCACCGCATGTCTTATAGCGGGGCTGCTCGCTGCTGGCTGCGGCGACAACCGAGCCGATGATCAAGGAATGGATCGGAATGGACAGCAGCAGAATCAGTATGAGATGCAACAGCAAAACCGCGGGGATGCATGGAACCGCGGCGCTCGCGGCGGCGATCCGATGAACCCGATGAATCAAAGGAATCAGATGAATGCCGGAGACCAGGATGTCGAGTATCAGGTTGCAGAGAGAGCAGCGGATGAGATCGTTCAGCTGGCTTTCGTACAAAGTGCATATGTGCTCAAAACAGAACACAATGCTTATGTTGCCGCCGTTCTCGAGAATGGCGCCGAGTTAACAAGGACGATGGAACACCAGATCGCACAAGCGGTGCGCAGGGTGGATGATACCGTGGATCATGTTTATGTATCGACGAACCCCGATTTTATCGAGCGGGTTGATTCGTATATCGATGATCTTCGTCAAGGCCGCCCTGTGGAAGGATTCGTTGAGGAAATCGTCGAGATCATCGACCGGATCTTCCCGAATGCACGTTGA
- a CDS encoding YwmB family TATA-box binding protein has protein sequence MNILCLGFIVVIAAAVSVTAYASNAEEQDGHGAEGVIQDLTWMANLLEEVSGSDMALTAMKIGMIKLTEGEEASDVVQMILNSGSSRSDTGMAALSSLTRLAVSVQQQSGGEALVVVRLESESLEEMERYSEWFQHLDARLLALGIQSDWRLNLQADMKEVLHADEFWDRLEGAGAHRTESIHAYQDLRSASMTYTVPRLHRWITAAGQEIHLQAAVHHLTTGDGYRLTLGTPLITIEY, from the coding sequence ATGAATATCCTATGCTTGGGTTTCATCGTGGTCATCGCAGCAGCGGTTTCTGTAACGGCCTATGCGTCGAATGCGGAGGAGCAGGACGGGCATGGAGCGGAAGGGGTGATCCAGGATCTAACTTGGATGGCGAATCTGCTGGAGGAAGTGAGCGGTTCAGATATGGCGCTGACGGCGATGAAGATCGGTATGATCAAACTGACTGAGGGAGAGGAAGCGTCCGATGTTGTACAGATGATCCTAAACAGCGGTTCAAGCCGGTCGGACACGGGCATGGCTGCGCTTAGCAGCCTTACGCGGCTGGCGGTGAGTGTTCAGCAGCAGTCCGGCGGCGAGGCGCTTGTCGTCGTCAGATTGGAATCTGAGTCTTTGGAAGAGATGGAGCGGTACAGCGAGTGGTTCCAGCACCTCGATGCCAGACTGCTGGCGTTGGGGATACAGAGTGATTGGCGGCTGAACTTACAAGCTGATATGAAGGAGGTCCTGCATGCCGATGAGTTCTGGGATCGTCTGGAGGGAGCAGGTGCGCACCGCACCGAGTCGATCCATGCCTATCAGGATCTGCGCTCCGCAAGCATGACGTATACCGTGCCCCGCTTGCACCGCTGGATAACGGCAGCGGGTCAAGAGATTCATCTGCAGGCAGCTGTTCATCATTTGACTACAGGAGATGGGTATCGCCTCACCTTAGGAACGCCTCTGATTACGATCGAGTATTGA
- a CDS encoding thioredoxin family protein: protein MEKITSEEQYRQVIASDQLTVIKYYTTWCPDCKNLDRFIGEIIEEHQDKRWYELNAEELQPIAEENDVRGIPSLLVYRSGEKIAHLHSKFAKTPEEVREYLASIEA from the coding sequence ATGGAGAAGATTACTTCTGAAGAACAATATAGACAAGTGATCGCATCGGATCAGCTGACCGTGATCAAATACTATACAACGTGGTGCCCCGATTGCAAGAACCTGGACCGGTTCATCGGCGAGATCATCGAGGAGCATCAGGACAAGCGCTGGTATGAGCTGAATGCGGAAGAGCTGCAGCCGATCGCAGAGGAGAACGATGTGCGCGGCATTCCAAGCCTGCTCGTGTATCGCAGCGGCGAGAAGATCGCCCATCTGCACAGCAAATTCGCCAAGACACCGGAAGAGGTAAGGGAGTATCTCGCTTCGATCGAAGCATAA
- a CDS encoding ATP-binding cassette domain-containing protein yields the protein MAIQVAGVSVADLRGRGILHELDLIIPDASITLIAGHNGAGKSTLLDALSGLIPLRAGSIHYDAHSLWEKGKPNLEVLKNIGCVFQYPEQQLFAQTVEREILYSLKYLRLPKEEAAGRVTAAMELMGLAPSLRHAIPQTLSGGQRRRTALASTMAPEPRWLLLDEPTAGLDAQGVGALLKFITERRKQGYTLVIATHDLDTLLPYADHLIVLQEGRAVLQASRGENWISAADLEAAGLKAPAVLRFVELLRQAGGEMPRSGELPSPEEMAQALLQAPGDRAAEGQGLRLRGHTNDGNLEERAPRLGAGRSGAVDSFSSSAAPELLRRLDPRVKWLSFLLLSLGIIIQNSWLGLYAGGMIAAAMMLYSRAPWRLLLKAVLPLLIFILLSVLITGLSFEGSIHGIRLDLTASLRTIFELSKLVFISLLGVVLAVTTSQLMMKRAIDQSLGFLRHLKLPVEALSLGGSLMLRFIPVLYEEYQRFSKIVRARGKISRRKEGLRISQLPPVFIPLIISLFQLASELTTAMHVRGLSSFNGRRTSSLRLRMNRVDRLVLSVGIALFIVLTVIRFGPFGL from the coding sequence ATGGCGATCCAAGTAGCCGGCGTATCCGTCGCCGATCTTCGCGGCCGCGGCATCCTGCATGAACTTGATCTCATCATCCCCGATGCGAGTATTACACTGATCGCGGGTCATAACGGGGCGGGCAAGTCCACGCTGCTCGATGCCCTCTCCGGTCTGATCCCCCTTCGCGCGGGCAGCATCCATTATGATGCGCACTCGCTCTGGGAGAAGGGCAAACCGAATCTCGAGGTGCTGAAGAACATCGGCTGTGTCTTCCAATATCCCGAGCAGCAGCTATTCGCGCAGACCGTGGAACGGGAGATTCTGTATTCCCTGAAGTACCTGAGGCTTCCGAAGGAGGAAGCGGCCGGGCGGGTAACCGCAGCGATGGAACTGATGGGACTCGCACCGTCCCTCCGTCATGCGATTCCTCAGACGCTGAGCGGCGGGCAGAGGAGAAGGACGGCCTTGGCCTCCACTATGGCTCCCGAGCCGCGGTGGCTGCTGCTGGATGAACCGACGGCGGGGCTGGATGCGCAAGGGGTAGGAGCGCTGCTGAAGTTTATCACGGAGCGGCGGAAGCAAGGATACACCCTCGTCATCGCTACGCATGATCTGGACACGCTGCTTCCCTATGCCGATCACCTGATCGTGCTGCAAGAAGGCCGGGCGGTCCTGCAGGCGAGTCGCGGCGAGAACTGGATATCTGCTGCAGATCTGGAAGCGGCCGGCCTTAAGGCGCCGGCAGTCCTGCGCTTCGTCGAGCTGCTGCGGCAAGCGGGCGGGGAGATGCCGCGAAGCGGCGAGCTGCCGTCACCGGAAGAGATGGCACAGGCGCTGCTGCAAGCTCCTGGAGATCGGGCGGCGGAAGGACAAGGGCTCCGGCTCCGGGGGCATACGAACGATGGGAACTTGGAAGAACGGGCACCCCGGCTGGGAGCAGGGCGTTCAGGAGCCGTTGATTCTTTCAGTTCTTCTGCTGCCCCGGAATTGCTGCGGCGGCTTGATCCCCGCGTAAAATGGCTCTCCTTCCTGCTCTTATCCCTCGGGATCATCATCCAGAACAGCTGGCTTGGCCTGTACGCAGGAGGGATGATCGCGGCGGCGATGATGCTCTACAGCCGCGCACCATGGAGACTGCTGCTGAAGGCGGTGTTGCCATTGCTCATCTTCATCCTGCTCTCTGTCCTGATCACGGGACTGTCCTTTGAGGGAAGCATACACGGTATACGGCTGGATCTAACCGCGTCGCTGCGCACCATCTTCGAACTGTCGAAGCTCGTGTTCATCTCGCTGCTCGGTGTGGTGCTGGCCGTTACGACGAGCCAATTGATGATGAAGCGGGCGATCGATCAAAGCCTTGGTTTCCTTCGTCATCTGAAGCTGCCGGTGGAGGCGCTGTCCCTCGGGGGATCGCTGATGCTGCGCTTCATCCCGGTGCTGTATGAGGAGTATCAGCGCTTCAGCAAGATCGTGCGGGCACGGGGCAAGATCAGCAGGCGCAAGGAGGGGCTCCGCATCAGTCAGCTCCCGCCGGTTTTCATCCCGCTGATCATCTCGCTTTTCCAATTAGCCTCTGAGCTGACGACAGCGATGCATGTTCGCGGATTGTCGAGCTTCAACGGACGCCGCACGAGCAGCCTTCGCTTGCGGATGAATCGCGTTGACCGGCTGGTCCTCAGCGTCGGCATCGCTCTGTTCATCGTGCTGACGGTGATCCGGTTCGGGCCGTTCGGGCTATGA
- a CDS encoding energy-coupling factor ABC transporter ATP-binding protein yields MERLQSVVLQDVTVAYRQEEGIRIVLRDINLSLPEGQMTALIGGNGSGKSTLLKVIAGILPPSRGKVQRLSQPQGLVPVVFQNPDAQIVGQTVWEDVCFGLENTAVPPEEIKERADRALTAVGMTGFADVPVSRLSGGQKQLLCIASVIAMQPSLLIFDEPTAMLDPAAKEQVLQVMNRLRQEGRTILWATQGIDEIGLADQVVVLDDGEIVFMGTPEDFFYGTADGSREGIPCCTLGFRLPYSIEVIHELKRSGRLQELRPVTAEQCMEAVSGLWRSK; encoded by the coding sequence GTGGAGAGGCTGCAGTCGGTGGTCTTACAAGATGTAACCGTAGCCTATAGACAGGAGGAAGGCATCCGCATCGTCCTGCGGGATATCAATCTCTCCCTACCGGAGGGGCAGATGACCGCGCTCATCGGCGGCAATGGCAGCGGCAAGAGCACGCTGCTGAAGGTGATCGCGGGGATCCTGCCGCCGTCCCGCGGCAAAGTGCAGCGGCTGTCGCAGCCGCAGGGTCTCGTGCCCGTCGTGTTCCAGAATCCCGATGCCCAGATCGTGGGACAGACCGTATGGGAGGATGTCTGTTTCGGATTAGAGAATACGGCCGTTCCGCCGGAGGAGATCAAGGAGCGGGCGGATCGCGCGCTTACTGCTGTCGGCATGACGGGTTTTGCCGATGTTCCGGTGAGCCGCTTATCCGGCGGTCAGAAGCAACTGCTGTGCATCGCTTCGGTCATCGCAATGCAGCCATCGCTGCTCATCTTCGATGAACCGACGGCGATGCTCGATCCCGCGGCGAAGGAGCAGGTGCTGCAGGTGATGAACCGTCTGCGGCAAGAGGGCCGGACGATCCTCTGGGCGACGCAAGGCATCGATGAGATCGGCTTGGCCGATCAGGTTGTCGTTTTGGATGACGGAGAGATCGTCTTCATGGGCACGCCGGAGGATTTTTTCTATGGGACAGCAGATGGGAGCAGAGAGGGGATCCCCTGCTGTACTTTGGGTTTCCGCCTGCCCTACAGCATTGAAGTCATCCATGAGCTCAAGCGAAGCGGGCGTTTGCAAGAACTAAGACCGGTGACGGCGGAGCAATGCATGGAAGCGGTGAGCGGGTTATGGCGATCCAAGTAG
- a CDS encoding biotin transporter BioY, with protein MQSKRSLITVRGIVFSALFAALMIVSSFANIHLGFTPIPITLENMAAMLAGAFLGPLYGFLSIFLVIFLLALGVPIMPGAVGLARILGPTGGFLWMFPISALLIGLFIRRIQGSGWIAYVKVFLVIWLCSLTVYLAGVPWLMYKANITLSEGIAMGFTPFILGDTLKAVVATLIVVPVRRIFPMSKLIGGEDAEVVKLPDDQG; from the coding sequence TTGCAAAGCAAACGCTCGCTCATCACAGTACGCGGTATTGTGTTCAGTGCACTATTCGCGGCATTAATGATCGTGTCCAGCTTCGCCAACATTCATCTGGGCTTTACTCCTATACCGATCACACTGGAGAATATGGCGGCGATGTTAGCTGGTGCATTTCTAGGACCGTTATACGGTTTCCTTAGCATATTCCTTGTTATATTCTTATTAGCCTTAGGTGTGCCGATCATGCCCGGCGCCGTTGGATTAGCCCGTATCCTGGGACCGACGGGCGGATTTCTCTGGATGTTTCCGATCAGCGCACTCTTGATCGGTCTGTTCATCCGCCGTATCCAAGGTTCAGGCTGGATCGCATATGTGAAGGTCTTCCTGGTGATCTGGCTCTGTTCCTTGACGGTGTATCTGGCAGGGGTGCCGTGGCTGATGTACAAAGCAAACATAACCCTGTCCGAAGGCATCGCCATGGGCTTCACCCCCTTCATCCTCGGCGATACGCTGAAGGCGGTAGTTGCGACACTGATCGTCGTCCCGGTTCGCCGCATCTTCCCGATGTCGAAGTTGATCGGCGGCGAGGATGCGGAGGTCGTGAAGCTGCCCGATGACCAGGGATAA
- a CDS encoding diguanylate cyclase domain-containing protein, with protein MRRLGTMTSLAASITVAVFFVHHHGVSSLSVLVGVIVLLAGLMIGRRYDHYAYLAIRDDLTDCYNRRFIRDRMSKLMKHAQIYKKLLCIALIDLDDFKRINDHFGHRHGDHLLRVFSSALMSICPNGAYVARLGDDEFILAVPNIDSEGMKGLIQELHEKLKKRLTDVKYSVGIAEYPVNGHSYDELINHAERQMYGMKWSNAQEENNEKYVNYLLTNQQNLIDQWYEEMTGHDLSITKLMEGFYFHTLFDYLLALHTPPQEHPIMEGLADFCRIIIEQGIPSEEVRISTSVMRNLLIDHHERTLTPFPIHVVKEVIGRLDELETAINNEYAKMELIKKENDITELHEDRLSLIGKMAASMAHEIRNPLTSIKGFLKLIRANIPSDSNPNIEKYINIIESEFENIHMQITGLLSFSKKQIIEEPFSYLSANQLLHSMISLLSPRLINENVELKINEREVFYIYGQKVALQQVISNILNNGIDALSMNQDQEKIMRIDIYSDDEASYIAISNNGPEISEEVREVLFRPFTTTKEDGTGLGLAICKQIMIKNNGDITFESNPEETTFRLIFYKEAMTEPEGDAHLYSLREA; from the coding sequence ATGAGAAGACTGGGTACGATGACATCGCTTGCTGCTAGTATAACTGTAGCGGTTTTTTTTGTCCATCATCATGGTGTATCCTCGCTGTCGGTACTAGTCGGTGTAATAGTCCTGCTGGCGGGACTCATGATCGGCCGCCGATACGATCATTATGCTTATCTTGCGATCCGGGACGATCTGACGGACTGTTATAACCGCAGATTCATCAGAGATCGGATGAGCAAGCTGATGAAACATGCCCAGATTTATAAGAAACTGCTGTGCATCGCGCTGATCGATCTGGATGATTTTAAGAGAATCAATGATCACTTCGGCCACCGCCACGGCGATCATCTGCTGCGCGTGTTCTCCAGTGCCCTCATGTCGATCTGCCCGAACGGTGCCTATGTGGCCCGTTTGGGAGATGATGAATTCATCCTGGCCGTGCCGAATATCGATTCGGAAGGCATGAAGGGTTTGATCCAAGAACTGCACGAGAAGCTGAAGAAACGGCTGACCGATGTCAAATATTCGGTAGGGATCGCAGAGTATCCGGTGAATGGGCATTCATACGATGAACTCATCAATCATGCTGAGCGGCAGATGTACGGCATGAAGTGGAGCAATGCCCAGGAGGAGAACAATGAGAAATACGTGAATTACCTGCTTACAAATCAGCAGAATTTAATCGACCAGTGGTATGAAGAGATGACGGGGCATGATCTTTCCATTACGAAGTTGATGGAAGGGTTTTATTTTCATACGCTGTTTGATTATCTGCTGGCACTGCATACCCCCCCGCAGGAACACCCGATCATGGAGGGCCTTGCGGACTTCTGCAGAATCATCATCGAACAGGGGATCCCCAGCGAAGAAGTACGAATCTCCACCTCTGTGATGCGCAATTTATTGATAGATCATCATGAGCGGACGTTGACTCCTTTTCCAATCCATGTAGTGAAGGAAGTAATCGGGAGGCTGGATGAATTGGAAACAGCGATTAATAACGAATATGCGAAGATGGAACTGATCAAGAAGGAAAATGATATCACTGAGCTCCATGAGGACAGGCTTTCTCTGATCGGCAAGATGGCTGCCAGCATGGCCCATGAGATTCGCAACCCCTTGACATCGATTAAAGGTTTTCTCAAGTTAATCCGTGCGAATATCCCCTCGGATTCCAACCCCAATATCGAAAAATATATCAACATCATCGAGAGTGAATTCGAAAACATCCATATGCAGATTACAGGTTTGTTAAGCTTCTCCAAGAAACAGATCATCGAGGAGCCCTTCAGCTATCTATCGGCTAACCAGCTGCTCCACTCGATGATCTCCTTGTTGAGTCCCCGGTTGATTAATGAAAATGTCGAACTGAAGATCAATGAACGGGAAGTTTTCTATATCTACGGTCAGAAGGTTGCTCTGCAGCAAGTGATTTCTAATATTCTGAACAATGGCATCGATGCCTTGTCGATGAACCAGGATCAGGAGAAGATCATGCGCATCGATATCTACAGTGATGATGAGGCGTCCTATATCGCCATCAGCAACAATGGTCCAGAGATCTCTGAGGAAGTGCGTGAAGTGCTGTTCCGGCCCTTCACCACAACGAAAGAGGATGGGACGGGACTGGGACTTGCGATCTGCAAGCAGATCATGATCAAGAACAACGGCGATATCACCTTCGAGTCCAATCCTGAGGAGACGACCTTCCGGCTGATCTTCTACAAAGAAGCGATGACGGAGCCGGAGGGTGATGCGCATCTCTACTCCTTGCGGGAAGCATGA
- a CDS encoding carbohydrate ABC transporter permease, which yields MYHKTWSYRVFSVFNNIAMFIIAVTCVLPLVHVLAVSLSAKSAADANLVTFWPIEFTLESYKKTINNPLFLNSLGVSVLRTVAGTALTLLLAFLAAYPLSKENYVFRGRTIYAWIFVFTMIFNGGLVPFYMVVQTLGLIDSFWVLILPGAVNVWLTILLLNFFRGVPKELEEAALIDGAGHLRTLFVIYLPISLPAIATLAVFSMVFHWNSWFDGLLYIHSPKKYPLATYLQTVIVQRDLSSMSISPEELRLLSQKTVTSAQIFIGALPVLLVYPFLQKYFVKGLVLGSVKE from the coding sequence ATGTATCACAAAACATGGTCTTACCGCGTATTCTCCGTTTTCAATAACATCGCCATGTTCATCATCGCGGTCACCTGCGTCCTGCCGCTGGTGCATGTGCTTGCGGTCTCCCTCAGCGCCAAATCCGCCGCCGATGCCAACCTGGTCACCTTCTGGCCGATCGAGTTCACCTTGGAGTCCTACAAGAAGACGATCAATAATCCGCTCTTCTTGAACTCGCTGGGCGTCTCGGTGCTGCGCACGGTTGCCGGCACGGCGCTGACGCTGCTGCTGGCCTTCCTGGCAGCCTATCCGCTTTCTAAAGAAAACTACGTGTTCCGCGGACGGACGATCTATGCCTGGATCTTCGTGTTCACAATGATCTTCAACGGCGGTCTCGTCCCGTTCTATATGGTCGTCCAAACCCTCGGGCTGATCGATTCCTTCTGGGTACTCATCCTGCCTGGGGCGGTGAACGTATGGCTGACGATCCTGCTGCTCAATTTCTTCCGCGGTGTGCCCAAAGAGCTGGAGGAAGCAGCGCTGATCGACGGGGCGGGGCATCTGCGTACCCTCTTCGTCATCTACTTGCCGATCTCCCTGCCGGCGATCGCGACACTTGCGGTGTTCAGCATGGTGTTCCATTGGAACTCCTGGTTCGACGGGCTGTTGTACATCCATTCGCCGAAGAAGTATCCGCTTGCTACGTATCTGCAGACGGTTATCGTGCAGCGGGACCTGTCCTCGATGAGCATCAGTCCCGAAGAGCTCCGACTCCTGTCGCAGAAGACAGTGACTTCCGCGCAGATCTTCATCGGCGCCTTGCCCGTACTGCTCGTCTATCCGTTCTTGCAGAAGTATTTTGTCAAAGGGCTGGTGCTCGGTTCAGTGAAGGAATGA